In the genome of Kluyveromyces marxianus DMKU3-1042 DNA, complete genome, chromosome 1, one region contains:
- the PRP16 gene encoding DEAH-box RNA helicase PRP16: MDSELQRWIQENTSSNVTEKFVATLKQIARLHQDINKFIGAAKALGKFKNKDDFLKELFTKLREEQNETKGSATTAAPALAAAPTALPEPRIKRKKFAVKFSKPDDDYGEKDEEDDEEEELGISIKPKFKKRVFPGKVKAGGSTQAVVKPDPETERETSLDVNDTNNSDLEDIKDDQDFLSQDRNWYDNNDSFENVIQTGIDDAVAGDLSREDPHDHDDGDADMIEPEIQLRSLTLKERKSLIPPFLLDFHDQYGEHAIIGAMDASTSASNKNIVNPIRNPESDFSINSRKGSKLVAMRRLQKDRKTKSANAAKLQGSALGSLLGVEDGTTDTDEKPTSSVNPQIDSSEKEQSFEQIQAIRRTLPAFKVRDDLLRFIRDNQVTVVIGETGSGKTTQLAQFLYEDGFSANGSMIGCTQPRRVAAVSVADRVAKEMNTPLGEKVGYSIRFEDQTSNLTKIKFMTDGILLREAMIDPLLEKYSCIIMDEAHERSLNTDVLLGIFKTLLARRRDLKLIVTSATMNADKFSQFFGNAPQFHIPGKTFPVEINYTNHPVSDYVEAAVHQALDIHLSTPLSNGDILIFMTGQEDIEATCDTIIERLTEIYTKKYGAEFESHMNDVRVLPIYSSLPADVQNRIFQRQQENTRKIVVATNIAETSLTVDGIKYVIDCGYSKLKVYNPKIGLDSLRITPISLANANQRSGRAGRTGPGVAYRLYTHDSAIEDMYPQAIPEIQRTNLSNTLLQLKSLNISDVSKFPFIDAPPSQNLMTSLYDLWTLGALDNFGNLTKLGRLMSSFPLQPFLSKILICSSGYGCTNEMLTIVSMLSVPSVFYRPKEREEESDQERSRFFVPESDHLTLLNVYSQWKANRWSAHWCNSHFIQYKSLQRARFIREQLLYVIKKQGLPISSSGADWSPIRKCLCAGYINQTAKLSGLGKYIHLKTGMELRIHPTSALFGVGDLPPYVVYHELLMTTREYINVVTAVDPLWVMEISGIFYHIRRRKEKADVSNSNPPDGKDSIDTQIEKLQENAQKAIKQLQQDKTTFESQRNSQKLILESDDSFEEQEQPSVRIGIKRRKPL; this comes from the coding sequence ATGGATTCTGAATTACAGCGATGGATTCAGGAGAATACAAGCTCGAATGTTACCGAGAAGTTTGTGGCGACTTTGAAGCAGATAGCACGGCTACACCAAGACATCAATAAGTTTATTGGGGCTGCTAAGGCTCTAGGgaaattcaagaacaaagatGACTTTTTGAAGGAACTTTTTACGAAGCTTCGAGAGGAACAAAATGAGACGAAGGGAAGTGCAACTACGGCTGCACCAGCGTTGGCAGCTGCACCAACAGCGTTACCAGAGCCAAGAATTAAGAGGAAGAAGTTTGCTGTGAAATTTTCGAAGccagatgatgattatgGAGAAaaggatgaggaagatgatgaagaagaagagctagGGATAAGTATTAAGCCTAAGTTCAAGAAACGGGTATTTCCGGGCAAAGTTAAAGCAGGTGGTTCAACGCAAGCTGTTGTTAAGCCAGATCCGgaaacagaaagagaaacaTCATTGGATGTCAATGATACGAATAATAGCGATTTAGAAGATATAAAGGACGACCAGGACTTTTTGTCGCAGGATAGAAATTGGTATGATAACAACGATAGTTTCGAGAATGTGATCCAGACTGGTATAGATGACGCGGTGGCAGGGGATTTGTCTCGTGAAGATCCCCATGATCATGATGATGGAGATGCAGATATGATAGAACCTGAGATCCAGTTAAGATCGCTAACTTTGAAGGAGAGAAAGTCTTTAATTCCGCcatttttgttggatttCCACGACCAATATGGAGAACATGCGATAATTGGGGCCATGGATGCCTCCACTTCGGCATCTAACAAGAATATTGTGAACCCCATCAGAAACCCCGAGAGTGACTTCTCGATCAACTCTAGAAAGGGAAGCAAGTTGGTGGCTATGAGACGATTGCAGAAAGATCGGAAGACTAAATCAGCGAATGCTGCAAAATTACAAGGCAGTGCATTGGGCTCTTTACTAGGTGTCGAGGATGGCACTACGGATACAGATGAAAAACCCACTTCATCTGTGAACCCACAGATAGATAGCTCCGAAAAGGAGCAGAGCTTTGAACAGATACAAGCTATCAGAAGAACTTTGCCCGCTTTCAAAGTACGAGATGATCTATTACGCTTTATAAGAGATAATCAAGTCACAGTGGTCATAGGAGAGACTGGTTCGGGTAAGACTACGCAATTGGCCCAGTTTCTTTATGAAGATGGGTTTTCAGCTAATGGAAGCATGATAGGTTGTACCCAACCAAGGAGAGTTGCAGCAGTATCGGTTGCGGATAGAGTAGCGAAAGAAATGAATACTCCTCTTGGTGAGAAAGTCGGTTATTCGATCCGTTTTGAAGACCAAACTTCTAATTTGACGAAAATTAAATTTATGACTGATGGTATTCTTCTTAGGGAAGCAATGATCGATCCATTGCTGGAGAAATATTCTTGTATTATTATGGACGAAGCTCATGAAAGGTCATTAAATACAGACGTTCTTCTAGGAATCTTCAAGACATTATTGGCCAGGAGAAGGGATTTGAAACTTATAGTAACTTCAGCGACTATGAATGCAGATAAATTCTCACAATTTTTCGGAAATGCTCCCCAGTTCCATATTCCAGGAAAGACATTCCCAGTGGAAATAAATTATACTAATCATCCTGTTTCAGATTACGTCGAAGCAGCAGTTCATCAAGCATTAGACATTCATTTATCAACACCTCTATCAAATGGagatatattaatattCATGACAGGtcaagaagatattgaGGCTACATGTGACACTATCATTGAGCGACTCACAGAGATTTATACAAAAAAGTATGGAGCTGAATTTGAATCGCACATGAATGACGTGCGCGTTCTTCCAATATATTCATCATTGCCAGCGGATGTGCAGAATAGAATATTTCAGAGGCAGCAAGAAAATACTCGTAAGATTGTGGTAGCAACTAATATAGCAGAGACTTCGTTAACTGTTGATGGTATAAAGTATGTGATAGACTGTGGATATTCCAAATTAAAAGTTTACAACCCTAAAATAGGACTTGATAGCTTGAGAATAACACCTATTTCTTTGGCTAATGCTAATCAGCGGTCCGGAAGAGCAGGGCGTACGGGACCCGGTGTTGCTTATCGTCTCTACACTCACGATAGTGCGATTGAAGATATGTACCCACAGGCAATACcagaaattcaaagaacTAATTTATCAAACACGCTTTTACAATTGAAGTCCTTAAATATCAGCGATGTGTCCAAATTTCCGTTCATCGATGCACCTCCTTCACAAAATTTGATGACTTCATTGTACGATCTCTGGACCTTAGGTGCTCTAGACAACTTTGGAAACCTAACCAAATTAGGTAGATTAATGAGCTCTTTCCCCTTGCAACCTTTCTTATCGAAAATCTTGATTTGCTCGTCGGGATACGGCTGTACCAATGAAATGTTGACAATTGTGTCTATGCTTTCTGTGCCCTCAGTATTTTATAGACCTAAAGAacgagaagaagaatctgaccaagaaagaagtagATTTTTTGTGCCGGAGTCTGATCATTTGACATTATTGAATGTCTACTCTCAGTGGAAAGCTAATAGATGGTCAGCACATTGGTGCAATTCGCattttattcaatataaATCCTTGCAGAGGGCAAGGTTTATCAGAGAACAATTGTTGTATGTCATTAAAAAACAAGGGCTTCCTATATCATCCTCTGGTGCGGATTGGTCTCCGATTAGGAAATGTCTATGCGCAGGTTACATAAACCAGACCGCTAAATTGTCAGGTCTAGGGAAATATATTCATCTAAAGACCGGAATGGAGTTAAGAATACATCCTACAAGTGCGTTGTTTGGCGTTGGTGATTTACCTCCTTATGTTGTGTACCATGAGCTCTTGATGACAACGAGGGAGTATATTAACGTTGTCACTGCTGTAGACCCACTATGGGTTATGGAAATTAGTGGTATATTTTATCACATCAGAAGACGTAAGGAAAAGGCGGACGTCAGTAACTCCAACCCGCCTGACGGTAAAGACAGCATCGATACACAAATCGAAAAATTACAAGAAAATGCCCAGAAGGCTATCAAACAATTACAACAAGATAAAACAACGTTTGAGTCGCAAAGAAATAGCCAAAAACTGATTCTCGAAAGCGACGACAGTTTCgaggaacaagaacaacctTCAGTTCGGATAGGAATCAAGAGAAGGAAACCATTGTAA
- the MRPL20 gene encoding mitochondrial 54S ribosomal protein mL58 (mitochondrial), translated as MVRLFSTSARAAKDLSKIIDKSGKIPKIVGPATIYNPKSSASNYKGYLKAKLPAGLYYDPAPSSIHGSIHSETIPKSFLPANDPRREIVDELTAKDAEISKVAPVLHNKGEKTYHLKPEDIEEIKRLRLEDPVKNSRKALAKRFKCSPLFISLVSEPPKERKEEMEQVLEMIKSQWHPLRAAARADRKKRKALWYRA; from the coding sequence ATGGTCAGGTTATTCTCTACAAGTGCTCGTGCAGCAAAGGACCTTTCGAAGATCATTGATAAATCGGGCAAGATACCCAAGATTGTTGGGCCAGCTACCATCTACAACCCCAAGTCGTCTGCTTCTAATTACAAGGGTTACTTGAAGGCTAAGCTTCCAGCAGGTTTGTACTATGATCCTGCACCATCGTCTATCCATGGGTCGATTCATTCAGAAACCATTCCAAAATCTTTTCTACCAGCAAACGACCCAAGACGTGAGATTGTGGACGAGTTGACTGCCAAAGATGCTGAAATATCCAAGGTAGCGCCGGTGCTACATAACAAGGGCGAGAAGACATACCATTTGAAGCCTGAAGATATCGAGGAAATCAAGAGATTAAGGTTGGAAGACCCAGTGAAAAACTCCAGAAAGGCATTGGCCAAGAGGTTTAAGTGCTCTCCACTCTTTATATCGCTTGTTTCTGAGCCACCTAAGGAGAGAAAGGAGGAAATGGAGCAAGTGCTGGAAATGATTAAGAGCCAGTGGCATCCTTTGAGAGCTGCTGCAAGAGCCgacagaaagaagagaaaggcTCTTTGGTATAGAGcataa
- the HBS1 gene encoding eukaryotic peptide chain release factor GTP-binding subunit: protein MSKYYDEDDAIDYEEDIPDFQDEDEFDDYLNDEEYELLNQIFPTAKSELEEYQGWDNLTVKKALFEHNFDLTSAMIELKRKFKKKEMLARKRAMQKQQQKSSATVPTSGQTPSLLDALKKNSSAKKLGGANGPAAKQSLSERLQSLKLSSKGSVSGHTVNTNATNNTNSEVPHTATRTLASKLASLRKAKPEPKKDEESPVSQEPKKNGEPGKNQENVDTLKRIDNTWTWKILKKLNDVASPNKTTNISKSPSLLVTNIIIQEERHENASLKRKHDELFTVYYPNTNNRSAKKQAISNFNKPSPDDVALTQQKAAFEVDRVKDNIAKLSLQEKKDTQSKHSNNNNDNVGEKEEEEDDDYEDDDEYDRVNVEDVPIRTYKKATVPTKPKNPINIQSHLADKKPHLNFVVLGHVDAGKSTLMGRLLYDVGAVDSKLIRKLQKESEMAGKSSFHLAWVMDQTAEERNRGVTVDICTSDFATSKGTFTIVDAPGHRDFVPNAIVGISQADVAVLSVDCGTDAFESGFNLDGQTKEHALLARSLGIKHIIVAMNKMDTVGWYEGRFLDIKSELLVFFEEIGFESENISYVPCSGLTGEGIFKTPYPIGQTWYKGPNLVQELEITAAKYSKINDEEDIKEPFIFNILDVTPTSKNTSAVISGKVEAGSIQPGETITIFPSEQSCVVDSILCGNDNKKVDIALRGDFVQLKLHGAFAEDIQSGDLASVAGYDIPSAQEFTCRLLTFKIDRPLLPGTSLILFRGATEQPCRIKKLCYTVNKKNPTEVLKKKVRHLGSFQSAIVEIELVEKKRRIPMLTIKENKKLGRVVLRKEGKTIGAAVINSLDY, encoded by the exons ATGTCGAAGTAttacgatgaagatgatgcGATAGATTATGAAGAGGATATTCCTGACTTTCAAGATGAAGACGAGTTTGATGACTATTTGAATGACGAAGAATACGAGTTGCTTAACCAGATTTTTCCAACGGCAAAATCTGAATTGGAGGAATACCAGGGATGGGACAATTTAACTGTGAAGAAGGCGTTATTTGAGCACAATTTTGACCTTACTAGCGCAATGATCGAATTAAAGAGgaagttcaagaaaaagg AGATGTTGGCGAGGAAACGGGCCATGCAAAAGCAACAGCAAAAGAGTAGTGCGACGGTACCGACGTCAGGCCAAACCCCCTCTCTTTTGGATGCACTTAAAAAGAATAGTAGCGCCAAAAAATTAGGCGGTGCAAATGGCCCTGCTGCTAAACAGTCATTATCAGAGAGGTTGCAGTCTCTTAAGCTTTCGAGTAAGGGGAGTGTCAGTGGCCATACTGTCAATACGAATGCGACTAATAATACCAATAGTGAAGTACCGCATACAGCAACGCGAACTCTAGCATCTAAATTAGCTTCGTTGCGGAAAGCTAAACCGGAACCCAAGAAAGATGAGGAATCACCTGTATCACAGGaaccgaagaagaacggAGAGCCTGGTaagaatcaagaaaacGTGGATACTCTCAAGCGTATTGATAATACATGGACGTGgaaaatcttgaaaaagctCAATGATGTTGCTTCTCCCAACAAGACAACAAATATTAGTAAAAGCCCCTCCTTATTAGTTACtaatatcatcatacaGGAGGAGAGACACGAGAATGCGTCCCTGAAGAGAAAACATGATGAACTATTCACAGTTTATTATCCAAATACTAACAACCGTTCAGCCAAAAAACAAGCGATTTCAAACTTCAATAAACCATCGCCGGATGATGTGGCATTGACTCAACAAAAAGCTGCTTTCGAGGTTGACCGTGTCAAAGATAATATAGCAAAATTGTCTTTAcaggagaagaaggataCTCAGAGTAAGCAtagtaacaataataatgataatgttggcgaaaaggaagaagaagaagatgatgattatgaagacgatgatgaatatGACAGGGTCAATGTTGAAGATGTGCCTATCAGAACTTACAAAAAAGCTACTGTTCCAACCAAACCTAAAAATCCTATCAACATACAATCACACTTGGCAGACAAGAAACCTCATTTGaactttgttgttttggGTCACGTCGACGCAGGTAAATCTACTTTGATGGGCCGTTTGCTATATGATGTTGGTGCAGTCGACAGCAAGTTAATTCGTAAGTTGCAAAAGGAAAGTGAAATGGCTGGAAAGTCGTCGTTCCATCTTGCATGGGTTATGGATCAAACTGCAGAGGAGAGAAATAGAGGTGTTACTGTTGATATCTGCACCAGCGATTTCGCAACTAGTAAAGGTACATTCACCATCGTTGATGCTCCAGGTCACAGAGACTTCGTTCCAAATGCCATTGTAGGTATTTCGCAAGCAGACGTAGCTGTTCTTTCAGTTGACTGTGGTACAGATGCCTTTGAATCTGGATTTAACTTGGACGGTCAAACCAAAGAACATGCCTTGTTGGCAAGAAGTTTGGGTATCAAACATATCATTGTTGCAATGAACAAAATGGATACCGTCGGGTGGTATGAAGGCAGATTCTTGGATATAAAATCAGAACTAttggttttctttgaagaaattggcTTTGAATCAGAGAATATCAGTTATGTTCCTTGTAGTGGGTTGACAGGTGAAGGTATCTTTAAAACACCTTATCCAATTGGTCAAACGTGGTATAAAGGTCCAAACCTAGTCCAAGAGCTAGAAATTACTGCCGCTAAATACTCAAAGatcaatgatgaagaagatatcaagGAGCCATTTATATTCAATATTCTAGACGTTACACCAACTTCCAAAAACACGTCCGCTGTTATCTCAGGTAAAGTTGAAGCAGGTTCTATTCAACCGGGTGAAACGATAACTATATTCCCTTCGGAACAGAGCTGTGTTGTTGACTCCATTTTATGCGGAAATGACAACAAAAAGGTAGACATTGCATTACGTGGTGATTTTGTTCAACTTAAGTTACACGGTGCCTTTGCAGAGGATATACAGTCCGGTGATTTGGCATCTGTTGCAGGATATGATATTCCAAGTGCTCAAGAATTCACCTGTAGATTATTAACATTCAAAATTGACCGTCCATTGTTGCCAGGTACTTCTCTCATTTTGTTCAGAGGCGCTACTGAACAACCATGCAGAATCAAGAAGCTTTGCTACACTGTAAATAAGAAAAATCCAACGGAGGTactcaagaaaaaagtCAGACATTTAGGTTCGTTCCAGTCGGCTATTGTAGAAATTGAGTTAGttgagaaaaagagaagaatcCCAATGCTTACGATCAAGGAGAATAAGAAACTAGGAAGAGTTGTTCTCAGAAAGGAAGGTAAAACCATTGGAGCTGCTGTAATCAACTCGTTAGATTATTGA
- the UFE1 gene encoding Ufe1p, with amino-acid sequence MIVRQLTSKYESETEMSDQEKDDFDTESKLQLQQYFEKFKQLEGYERQRQEMMKEKLKKWSSNVPFFSRSVDDLESFHQANNQFRDGLLQCLNMWLMQVSDRLSTIQQTRLSRQRHLYAIDFNAQLHLPQEIHVSQSPVITTTQEEIKQYEETMSKLSQEQLQILATEHEEILNMKNEELRKAEQLRKTAVDIASLQSELATHLQVQTQNINTLLDNQIEVEIEMQKGNKQLKQANKKGDKLANMVMWFAIICGLLLLFFDYIN; translated from the coding sequence ATGATTGTTCGCCAATTGACTTCGAAATATGAGAGTGAAACTGAGATGAGTGACCAAGAGAAGGACGATTTTGATACGGAAAGTAAACTTCAGTTGCAGCAGTACTTTGAGAAATTCAAACAGCTTGAGGGTTATGAGAGACAAAGGCAGGAGATGATGAAGGAGAAGCTAAAAAAATGGTCTTCTAATGTTCCTTTCTTCTCGCGATCTGTAGATGATCTAGAGAGCTTCCACCAGGCTAACAACCAGTTTCGGGACGGGCTTCTTCAGTGCTTGAACATGTGGCTAATGCAGGTTTCGGATAGGTTGTCCACTATACAGCAAACACGGCTTTCGCGCCAAAGACACCTCTATGCGATCGATTTCAATGCTCAGTTGCATCTGCCCCAGGAGATTCATGTTTCACAAAGTCCGGTGATAACCACTACGCAGGAAGAAATAAAGCAGTACGAGGAGACGATGTCAAAGCTTTCACAAGAGCAACTACAAATTTTGGCTACGGAACACGAGGAGATTTTAAATATGAAGAATGAGGAGTTACGCAAGGCTGAACAGCTTAGAAAGACTGCAGTCGATATTGCATCCTTGCAAAGCGAATTGGCGACACATTTGCAAGTACAAACgcaaaatatcaatactTTACTAGACAATCAAATTGAAGTGGAGATAGAAATGCAAAAGGGTAACAAACAACTAAAACAAGCAAACAAGAAGGGTGACAAGCTTGCTAATATGGTGATGTGGTTTGCCATTATTTGCGGtcttttgttattattctttGATTATataaattaa
- the CDC21 gene encoding thymidylate synthase: protein MNLDSGNPEEQQYLDLCERIINEGEFRPDRTGTGTYSLFAPPQLRFDLSDDKFPLLTTKKVFTKGIILELLWFISGCTDGKKLSDQGVKIWEGNGSREYLDSLGLTDRREGDLGPVYGFQWRHFGAEYKTCDDDYSGQGVDQLSDVIHKLKNNPYDRRIIMSAWNPPDFPKMALPPCHVFSQFYVSFPKEEGKRPRLSCVLYQRSCDMGLGVPFNIASYALLTKMIAMVCDMDAGEFIHTLGDAHVYKDHVDALKTQIAREPRAFPKLKIKRDVKNIDDFKYEDFEITDYNPHGKIQMKMSV, encoded by the coding sequence ATGAATTTGGATAGTGGAAATCCAGAAGAGCAACAATACTTGGACTTGTGTGAAAGGATTATAAATGAGGGAGAATTCAGACCTGATAGGACCGGTACTGGTACATACTCCCTGTTTGCACCACCACAGCTTCGTTTTGATTTGAGTGATGATAAATTTCCACTTCTAACTACCAAGAAAGTTTTCACCAAGGGTATTATTCTTGAGCTTTTATGGTTTATTTCTGGCTGTACTGATGGTAAGAAACTCTCTGATCAAGGTGTGAAGATCTGGGAAGGGAACGGATCCCGTGAGTACTTGGACTCCTTGGGACTTACAGATAGACGTGAGGGTGATTTGGGACCAGTTTATGGGTTCCAATGGAGACATTTCGGAGCAGAATACAAGACATGTGACGATGATTATTCGGGACAAGGTGTTGATCAGTTAAGCGATGTGATTCATaagttgaagaacaatCCTTACGATAGAAGGATTATTATGTCAGCATGGAACCCTCCTGATTTCCCAAAAATGGCTCTTCCACCATGCCATGTGTTCTCTCAGTTCTATGTCAGCTTCCCTAAGGAAGAAGGGAAGAGACCAAGACTCTCGTGCGTGCTATATCAGAGGTCATGTGATATGGGGTTGGGTGTTCCGTTCAACATTGCTTCTTATGCCCTACtgacgaagatgattgCAATGGTGTGTGACATGGACGCTGGTGAATTCATCCATACTCTTGGTGATGCGCATGTATATAAGGATCACGTCGATGCCTTGAAGACACAGATTGCCAGAGAGCCTCGCGCTTTCCCCAAACTAAAGATAAAGAGAGATGTGAAGAACATAGACGATTTCAAGTATGAGGACTTTGAAATCACTGATTACAACCCACATGGCAAGAttcaaatgaaaatgagcGTCTGA
- the SGO1 gene encoding Sgo1p, protein MGGPLVYDDFQALLEQQKAIYLQQNSQLAKYNSGLMMKITDMETKVSELIQENVQLRSRLSMSELRYREKVNKIFNMLEDGVISRFSEVSQLFDRVRRNQGLEAGIHGHTALGLSPKSIMKRDSSRSPKSTKSVEFRGSEVESDVNVDNSEKPIFEDTIAEDNHENSSNSVELNQDEVRPLAKKRRKSSRRESLFIPADFEFNNENLEMELNDIVNRENEIANSHNNNEDTERKDVEMTETAVPAVVEAEPEAEAEALPLSEAAEAAETAVELAAVASTTSTTPSTTQSATDNNADEDESYNFTASVIEYSIPEEASTHDHSHILMDLSKSKIEVYNDKEEPSNGATGAEESTSFVQCAIPSQSKVKHSMKNPKTRLKGNQDDIMPQTEYDEGFDKRERRTRGKAVNYKLPSLRAKMRRPTEKFVDATTVTDIHDLQVQRAKNQHQQREHSSDIDEEKDRPISKSGSNEGFDPTNVMGGEKQVATRLEQKHDNNDNNNETNKSSTDVPPSGPNEKKKSSGVVPLHEMKIPQNVGVKTALKEKPANIMKRNTKDTTIGPIKEINQANERILKDVSPNKVLKKQPPDFDSKQQQVSDISGPDLTAFEIIDGISLKHVAKTHRVRAKEDMSRKRKRIHANEPSI, encoded by the coding sequence ATGGGAGGCCCGTTAGTGTACGATGATTTTCAAGCGTTGCTTGAGCAGCAAAAGGCCATTTATTTGCAACAAAATAGTCAGCTCGCAAAATACAATTCTggtttgatgatgaaaatcACGGATATGGAGACGAAAGTAAGTGAGTTAATACAAGAGAATGTGCAATTGCGGTCGAGATTATCAATGAGCGAACTTAGGTACCGTGAGAAGgtgaacaaaatatttaatatGCTAGAGGATGGAGTCATAAGCCGGTTTTCTGAGGTCAGTCAGTTGTTCGATCGAGTACGAAGAAACCAAGGTCTTGAAGCTGGGATTCACGGTCATACTGCTCTAGGTTTGAGCCCGAAGTCGATTATGAAAAGGGACAGTAGCAGGAGTCCGAAATCTACCAAATCTGTGGAGTTTAGAGGTTCAGAAGTTGAAAGTGATGTTAATGTAGACAATAGCGAGAAGCCAATTTTCGAGGATACGATAGCTGAAGATAATCATGAAAACAGTTCAAATAGCGTGGAACTGAATCAAGATGAAGTAAGGCCTCTGGCTAAGAAAAGGAGGAAAAGCTCGCGTCGGGAATCGTTATTTATCCCTGCAGATTTTGAGTTCAACAATGAGAATCTGGAAATGGAACTGAATGACATAGTAAATAGGGAAAATGAAATCGCAAACTCGCATAATAACAATGAGGATACTGAAAGGAAAGATGTCGAAATGACAGAAACAGCTGTTCCAGCAGTGGTAGAAGCAGAaccagaagcagaagcagaagcacTACCGCTATCAGAAGCAGCTGAAGCAGCAGAGACAGCAGTAGAATTAGCAGCAGTTGCCTCAACCACGTCTACTACGCCATCAACCACACAGTCAGCTACAGACAACAATGCTGATGAGGATGAATCATATAATTTCACCGCATCTGTAATTGAGTATTCCATACCGGAGGAAGCGAGTACGCATGACCATTCTCATATTTTGATGGATCTCTCAAAATCGAAAATCGAGGTCTACAATgacaaagaagaaccaaGCAACGGAGCTACTGGAGCAGAGGAGTCGACAAGTTTTGTCCAATGTGCCATACCTTCTCAATCTAAGGTAAAGCATTCCATGAAGAATCCAAAAACGAGGCTGAAAGGAAACCAAGATGATATAATGCCCCAGACAGAATATGACGAGGGATTCGATAAACGAGAGCGCAGAACTCGAGGCAAAGCAGTGAACTACAAACTTCCGTCTTTGCGTGCCAAGATGAGAAGACCTACTGAGAAATTTGTGGATGCAACTACCGTTACAGATATACACGATTTACAAGTGCAGAGAGCTAAAAATCAGCACCAACAACGAGAGCATAGTTCCGACATTGATGAGGAAAAGGATCGACCAATAAGCAAATCCGGAAGCAACGAAGGCTTTGATCCTACCAATGTGATGGGGGGAGAAAAGCAAGTTGCAACCCGCttggaacaaaaacatGACAATAATGATAACAATAATGAAACCAACAAGAGCAGTACTGATGTGCCCCCCTCTGGACCCaatgagaaaaagaagagtagTGGCGTAGTCCCATTACACGAAATGAAGATACCACAGAACGTAGGGGTGAAAACAGCGCTGAAGGAGAAGCCTGCTAATATAATGAAGAGGAACACCAAAGATACTACTATTGGCCCTATAAAAGAGATTAACCAAGCAAATGAAAGAATTCTTAAAGATGTTAGTCCAAATAAAGTCTTGAAAAAGCAACCACCCGATTTTGATTCGAAGCAACAGCAGGTCAGCGATATATCAGGTCCTGACTTAACTGCATTTGAAATAATCGATGGAATATCGCTGAAACATGTAGCGAAAACACATCGTGTACGAGCCAAGGAAGATATGAGCCGAAAGAGAAAACGTATCCACGCCAATGAGCCCAGTATCTGA
- the DAD2 gene encoding Dad2p produces MALEDEMESKRRELNYLKHVSALTERLKSQLDELSVQVSQMNKNADIVKDVMANWDSVLRSISQASISLLQYTENDYETGKWANKEKESGDSTDIAAETDGVQQGTPLPETLVRVKVTDDAE; encoded by the coding sequence ATGGCTTTGGAAGATGAAATGGAGTCCAAAAGACGCGAATTGAACTATTTAAAGCATGTTTCGGCTCTAACAGAAAGGCTTAAATCGCAGTTAGATGAGCTGAGCGTACAGGTATCTCAAATGAATAAGAATGCAGACATAGTCAAAGATGTTATGGCCAATTGGGACTCTGTGCTTCGGTCTATATCGCAAGCATCGATATCATTGCTACAGTACACGGAAAATGATTACGAGACAGGAAAATGGGCTAACAAGGAGAAAGAGAGTGGAGATAGCACGGACATAGCTGCTGAAACGGATGGAGTACAGCAAGGCACACCTCTTCCGGAGACTTTGGTTAGGGTTAAAGTTACAGACGATGCAGAATAG